In one window of Candidatus Eisenbacteria bacterium DNA:
- the istB gene encoding IS21-like element helper ATPase IstB codes for MEIKPSLKTVLKRLRLSGILPMLPDRVAYAKKTKLQATDFLELILQDEIDRRDQNNLQLRLKRASFSEEQTLEGFDWDAPITFDRDRVRDLFSLGFLERREDVLFLGPVGVGKTFIASALGHAACRAERKVLFIRADKMFQELRQSRGDHSHEKALRRFLTPDLLIVDDFGLRRLDSQQSSDLYEVIIERHQRSSTIFTSNRTVEEWVVLFDDPILAQSALDRLAHNAHQVVIEGESYRTRQGPGSQGLKS; via the coding sequence TAAACCATCACTGAAAACGGTTCTCAAAAGACTCCGGCTCTCGGGTATCCTTCCGATGCTTCCGGATCGGGTGGCTTATGCCAAGAAAACAAAACTGCAGGCGACCGATTTCCTGGAGCTGATCCTTCAGGATGAAATCGACCGCCGGGATCAAAATAACCTCCAGTTGCGCCTGAAACGAGCCAGCTTCTCAGAAGAACAGACATTGGAAGGCTTCGATTGGGATGCACCCATAACATTCGACCGTGATCGCGTCCGCGATCTGTTCAGTCTGGGGTTCCTGGAGAGACGTGAGGACGTCTTGTTCCTTGGGCCTGTTGGTGTCGGCAAAACCTTCATCGCCTCAGCGCTGGGACACGCCGCGTGCCGGGCGGAGAGAAAGGTGCTTTTCATCCGCGCTGACAAAATGTTTCAAGAGCTTCGGCAATCACGGGGAGACCACTCTCATGAGAAGGCCTTACGCCGGTTCCTGACTCCTGATCTATTAATCGTTGACGATTTCGGGCTCAGGCGGCTCGACAGCCAGCAATCGAGTGATCTGTACGAAGTTATCATCGAACGGCATCAGCGATCCTCAACAATCTTTACGAGCAATCGCACCGTCGAAGAATGGGTGGTTCTTTTCGACGACCCCATCCTTGCTCAAAGTGCCCTTGACCGCCTGGCGCACAATGCGCACCAGGTCGTGATCGAGGGAGAAAGCTACAGAACTCGACAGGGTCCCGGAAGTCAGGGCTTGAAAAGCTAA